In a genomic window of Glycine max cultivar Williams 82 chromosome 13, Glycine_max_v4.0, whole genome shotgun sequence:
- the LOC100527597 gene encoding uncharacterized protein LOC100527597 has protein sequence MRFVGYIAQWRSAAKEALDRTAITVKFLCWLHFTGNYLCSPCHTYGVSMLPTLNVAGDVLLADHLSPRLGNIGHGDLVLVRSPLNPKIRLTKRVVAVEGDTVTYFDPLHSEAAQVAVVPKGHVWIQGDNIYASRDSRHFGPVPYGLIEGKVFFRVWPPDSFGPLGR, from the exons atgagatTTGTAGGTTACATAGCGCAATGGAGAAGCGCAGCGAAGGAGGCGTTGGATCGCACAGCCATCACTGTGAAATTCCTGTGCTGGCTTCACTTCACCGGCAACTACCTCTGTTCCCCATGTCAC ACCTATGGGGTTAGCATGCTCCCCACCCTCAACGTCGCCGGCGACGTTCTTCTCGCCGACCACCTCTCGCCGCGGCTCGGGAACATCGGCCACGGAGACTTGGTGCTTGTTCGGTCCCCTCTGAACCCTAAGATAAGGCTGACGAAGCGCGTCGTCGCTGTGGAAGGGGACACCGTCACCTACTTCGACCCTTTGCACTCTGAGGCTGCTCAAGTTGCAGTG GTGCCAAAGGGACATGTTTGGATTCAAGGGGATAACATTTATGCTTCCCGTGATTCACGGCATTTTGGTCCTGTTCCATATGGTCTTATAGAAGGAAAAGTGTTTTTCCGG GTATGGCCACCTGATAGCTTTGGACCACTAGGCCGTTGA
- the LOC100782454 gene encoding cytochrome P450 72A68, with protein MKYLLLSLFHGSSTFSTEREMEAASWPTIILLLIIMIWAWKMLNWLWLRPKRLERLLREQGLQGNSYTLFVGDLKEFGKMRNEALSKPMNLFSHDIAPRVLSFIQHTVNKHGKNSFIWFGPIPRVTLTDPEQIKDVLNKIYDFGKPDMNPHVRLLAPGLVSHEGEKWSKHRKIINPAFNLEKLKNMLPLFIKCCDDLISKWEGMLSSDGTSETDIWPFFQNLASDVISRTAFGSSYEEGRRIFQLLKEQTELTIQTFLKVNIPGWRFVPTTTHRRMKEINKDIEASLMDMINKRETALKAGEATKNNLLDILLESNHKEIQEQGNKNVGMNLEEVIEECKLFYFAGQETTSVLLVWTMILLSMYPDWQTRAREEVLQVFGNRKPNFEGLNHLKIVTMILNEVLRLYPPVVGLARKVNEDVKLGNLSLPAGVQISLPIVLVHHDCELWGDDAKEFKPERFSEGLLKATNGRVSFFAFGGGPRICIGQNFSFLEAKIALSMILQRFSFELSPTYTHAPTSVITLQPQHGAHLILHKVEI; from the exons ATGAAGTATCTTCTTCTCTCTTTGTTTCATGGTTCATCAACTTTCTCCACCGAGAGAGAAATGGAAGCAGCATCATGGCCGACAATAATTCTACTACTGATCATTATGATATGGGCATGGAAGATGCTGAACTGGTTATGGCTGAGGCCAAAGAGGCTTGAAAGGCTTCTGAGAGAACAAGGCCTTCAAGGCAACTCATACACGCTTTTTGTTGGGGACTTGAAGGAGTTTGGCAAGATGCGAAATGAAGCCTTATCCAAACCCATGAATCTCTTCTCTCATGACATAGCGCCGCGCGTGTTATCCTTTATCCAACACACTGTCAACAAGCATG GCAAAAATTCTTTTATCTGGTTTGGGCCAATACCAAGGGTGACCCTCACAGATCCTGAGCAAATCAAAGATGTACTCAACAAGATTTATGACTTTGGAAAGCCTGATATGAATCCGCATGTTAGGTTACTAGCTCCTGGTCTTGTAAGCCATGAGGGAGAAAAGTGGAGCAAGCACAGAAAGATAATCAACCCCGCATTCAATTTAGAAAAGTTGAAG AATATGTTACCACTATTCATCAAATGTTGTGATGATCTGATTAGCAAATGGGAGGGAATGTTGTCTTCAGATGGAACGAGTGAAACAGACATATGGCCTTTCTTTCAGAATTTGGCTAGTGATGTTATTTCTCGAACAGCATTTGGAAGTAGttatgaagaaggaagaagaatatttcaacttttaaaagAGCAAACTGAACTCACAATACAAACTTTCTTGAAAGTTAACATACCTGGATGGAG GTTTGTACCTACTACTACACATAGAAGGATGAAGGAAATCAACAAAGATATAGAAGCTTCGCTTATGGATATGATTAACAAGAGAGAGACAGCTCTAAAGGCGGGTGAAGCCACTAAAAATAACTTGTTAGATATACTTCTGGAGTCAAACCACAAGGAAATTCAAGAACAGGGAAATAAGAATGTTGGAATGAATCTTGAGGAAGTTATTGAGGAATGCAAGCTATTCTACTTTGCAGGGCAGGAGACCACCTCAGTTTTGCTTGTTTGGACAATGATTTTGTTGAGTATGTACCCTGATTGGCAAACACGCGCAAGGGAGGAAGTCTTACAAGTTTTTGGCAACCGAAAACCAAATTTTGAAGGACTGAATCACCTTAAGATT GTTACCATGATTTTGAATGAGGTTCTTCGGTTATACCCACCAGTAGTTGGTCTTGCTCGAAAAGTTAACGAAGATGTGAAACTTGGAAACCTATCATTACCTGCTGGAGTGCAGATTTCCTTGCCAATAGTTTTGGTTCACCATGATTGTGAGCTTTGGGGTGATGATGCTAAAGAGTTCAAACCGGAGAGATTTTCTGAAGGACTTCTAAAGGCCACAAATGGAAGGGTTTCATTTTTTGCCTTTGGAGGGGGTCCTAGAATATGCATCGGACAAaacttttcctttttggaagcAAAGATTGCTTTGTCAATGATCTTACAACGTTTCTCGTTTGAACTTTCTCCAACCTATACTCATGCTCCAACTTCCGTTATTACTCTTCAACCCCAACATGGTGCTCATCTCATTCTACATAAGGtggaaatatga
- the LOC100782998 gene encoding cytochrome P450 72A68 codes for MEAAWITILVLILILSLIGAWKLLNWLWLTPKRLERLLREQGLQGNPYTLLVGDSMEVIKIRKEALSKPITLFSHDIVPRVSSYAQHTLNKHGKNSFIWFGPIPRVTLTDPELIKEVLNKIYDFGKLKLNPHVKLLVPGLARLEREKWSKHRKIINPAFNLDKLKNMLPLFIKCCDDLISKWEGMLSSDGSSEINVWPFLQNLASDAISRTAFGSSYEEGRRIFQLLKEQTELTMKIILKVYIPGWRFVPTTTHRRIKEIDRVIKALLMDMINKREKALKADEATKNNLLDILLESNHKEIQEHKNNKNVGLNLEEVIQECKLFYFAGQETTSVLLVWTMILLSRYPDWQTRAREEVLKVFGNQKPNFDGLSHLKIVTMILYEVLRLYPPAIGLVRKVNKDVKLGNLSLPAGVQISLPIVLVHHDCELWGDDAKEFKPERFSEGLLKATNGRFSFFAFGGGPRICIGQNFSFLEAKIALSMILQRFLFGLSPTYTHAPTTVITLQPQYGAHLILRKVEI; via the exons ATGGAAGCAGCGTGGATCACAATTCTGGTACTGATATTGATCCTCTCTCTGATAGGCGCATGGAAGTTGCTGAACTGGTTATGGCTCACACCCAAGAGACTAGAAAGGCTTCTGAGAGAGCAAGGCCTTCAAGGCAATCCATACACGCTTCTTGTTGGGGACTCCATGGAGGTTATCAAGATCAGAAAGGAAGCCTTATCCAAACCTATCACTCTCTTCTCTCATGACATAGTGCCGCGTGTCTCTTCCTATGCTCAACACACTCTCAACAAACATG GCAAAAATTCTTTTATCTGGTTTGGACCAATACCAAGGGTGACCCTCACAGATCCTGAGCTAATCAAAGAAGTACTCAACAAGATTTATGACTTTGGAAAGCTTAAATTGAATCCGCATGTCAAATTACTAGTTCCTGGTCTTGCAAGGCTGGAGAGAGAAAAGTGGAGCAAGCACAGAAAGATAATCAACCCCGCATTCAATTTAGACAAGTTGAAG AATATGTTACCACTATTCATCAAATGTTGCGATGATCTGATTAGTAAATGGGAGGGAATGTTGTCTTCAGATGGATCAAGTGAAATCAACGTATGGCCTTTCCTTCAGAATTTGGCTAGTGATGCTATTTCTCGAACAGCATTTGGAAGTAGttatgaagaaggaagaagaatatttcaacttctaaaagAGCAAACTGAACTTACTATGAAAATTATACTCAAAGTTTATATCCCTGGATGGAG GTTTGTACCTACTACTACTCATAGAAGGATTAAGGAAATAGATAGAGTTATAAAAGCTTTGCTTATGGATATGATTAACAAGAGAGAGAAAGCGCTAAAGGCGGATGAAGCCACTAAAAACAACTTGTTAGATATACTTCTGGAGTCAAATCACAAGGAAATTCaagaacacaaaaataataagaatgttGGATTGAATCTTGAGGAAGTTATTCAGGAATGCAAGCTATTTTACTTTGCAGGGCAGGAGACCACTTCAGTTTTGCTTGTTTGGACAATGATATTATTGAGTAGGTACCCTGATTGGCAAACACGCGCAAGGGAGGAAGTCTTAAAGGTTTTTGGAAACCAAAAACCAAATTTTGATGGACTAAGTCACCTTAAGATT GTTACCATGATTTTGTACGAGGTTCTTAGGTTATACCCACCGGCAATTGGTCTTGTTCGAAAAGTTAACAAAGATGTGAAACTTGGAAACCTATCATTACCTGCTGGAGTGCAGATTTCCTTGCCAATAGTTTTGGTTCACCATGATTGTGAGCTTTGGGGCGATGATGCTAAAGAGTTCAAACCGGAGAGATTTTCTGAAGGACTTCTAAAGGCCACAAATGGAAGGTTTTCATTTTTTGCCTTTGGAGGGGGTCCTAGAATATGCATCGGACAAaacttttcctttttggaagcAAAGATTGCTTTGTCGATGATTCTACAACGTTTCTTGTTTGGACTTTCTCCAACCTATACTCATGCTCCAACTACCGTTATTACTCTTCAGCCCCAATATGGTGCTCATCTCATTCTAAGAAAGgtggaaatataa
- the LOC100783538 gene encoding solanesyl diphosphate synthase 1, chloroplastic, with protein sequence MMSVTGKSIDFAGKNLVSCGCSSNASSFDRYTVRNYAKLNSNNSKGCGRDHGARKLVCCKKRSTHCRVSSMKTAQPTVNGGTHAFEGLTTGLDLKGYSEDPISPARLFEVVADDLLTLNKNLQSIVGAENPVLMSAAEQIFSAGGKRMRPALVFLVSRATAELLGLKELTAKHRRLAEIIEMIHTASLIHDDVLDESDLRRGKKTVHQMFGTRVAVLAGDFMFAQSSWYLANLENIQVIKLISQVIKDFASGEIKQASSLFDCDVQLDEYLIKSYYKTASLIAASTKGAAIFSGADSSVTEKMYEYGRNLGLSFQVVDDILDFTQSAEQLGKPAGSDLAKGNLTAPVIFALEKEPKLRDIIESEFSEVGSLEEAINLVKSCGGIERAQELAKEKADLAIQSLQCLPQSVFRLALEDMVAYNLQRIA encoded by the exons ATGATGTCTGTCACAGGCAAAAGCATTGATTTTGCTGGCAAAAACTTGGTCTCTTGTGGCTGCTCTTCCAATGCTTCTTCGTTTGATAGGTACACTGTGAGGAACTATGCCAAGCTGAATAGTAATAATTCTAAAGGGTGTGGCAGAGATCATGGGGCTCGTAAATTGGTTTGTTGTAAGAAGAGGAGCACTCATTGTCGGGTTTCTTCTATGAAGACTGCACAGCCTACGGTGAATG GGGGGACTCATGCATTTGAAGGCCTTACCACAGGATTGGACTTGAAGGGTTATTCAGAAGACCCCATTTCCCCTGCTAGGCTTTTTGAAGTGGTTGCCGATGATCTGCTAACTCTCAATAAAAATCTTCAGTCG ATTGTAGGAGCAGAAAATCCAGTTTTGATGTCTGCAGCTGAGCAGATTTTTAGTGCTGGTGGAAAGAGGATGAGACCAGCTTTGGTGTTCTTGGTGTCAAGGGCGACTGCAGAGTTACTTGGCTTGAA GGAACTTACTGCAAAGCATCGACGTTTAGCAGAGATAATTGAAATGATTCATACTGCAAGTTTGATACATGATGATGTACTAGATGAGAGTGACCTTCGACGAG GGAAGAAAACTGTTCATCAAATGTTTGGAACAAGAGTTGCAGTGCTGGCTGGAGACTTCATGTTTGCACAGTCATCATGGTATCTAGCCAACCTTGAAAATATTCAAGTCATTAAACTCATCAGTCAG GTGATAAAAGATTTTGCAAGTGGGGAAATAAAGCAGGCTTCAAGCTTGTTTGATTGTGATGTACAACTTGACGAGTATCTAATTAAGAGCTATTACAAGACAGCATCCTTGATTGCTGCCAGCACAAAAGGAGCCGCGATCTTTAGTGGTGCTGACAGCAGCGTGACTGAGAAAATGTACGAATATGGAAGGAATCTTGGTCTATCCTTCCAAGTTGTGGATGACATATTGGATTTCACTCAATCAGCCGAGCAACTGGGAAAGCCTGCTGGCAGTGACCTTGCCAAGGGCAACCTGACTGCACCAGTAATTTTCGCACTGGAGAAAGAACCGAAATTGAGGGATATCATCGAGTCTGAATTCAGTGAGGTTGGTTCCCTTGAGGAAGCCATCAATTTGGTCAAGAGTTGTGGGGGCATTGAAAGAGCACAAGAGTTAGCAAAAGAGAAAGCCGATCTTGCAATTCAAAGTCTCCAATGCCTACCTCAGAGTGTATTTCGTTTAGCCCTTGAAGATATGGTGGCATATAACCTTCAACGGATTGCATAA